From a region of the Thermomicrobium roseum DSM 5159 genome:
- a CDS encoding branched-chain amino acid ABC transporter permease produces MISVLDALVTGLVYGGVYALLALGLTLQYGVARILNLAYGDFLIAAALLTTLLFQRYQLSPLVALLLLAPLSFLIHLLVYHLVFVPLERRSGSWRAMEASSILLAFGLSFVVSGTMLAIFGGKLFSYSYLLVPVKLLGSVVPANRLLAFVLALAFGALAYLLLVRTRIGTAIRAIAVDPDGAPLAGIDVRRWAGLTFAFGGIICAASGVLISMFQTFNVPMGITFTLKALVVVILGGVGNALGALVAGLILGVTESFVARFVSPGLTLAAVYALFILAVLTLRTGILGRALR; encoded by the coding sequence ATGATCTCTGTACTCGATGCCCTGGTCACTGGCCTCGTTTACGGTGGCGTGTATGCGTTACTGGCTCTCGGCCTCACCCTGCAGTACGGCGTCGCTCGCATCCTGAACCTGGCTTACGGTGATTTTCTGATCGCAGCAGCGTTGCTGACGACGCTCCTCTTCCAGCGTTACCAACTCAGCCCGCTGGTCGCGCTCCTGTTGCTTGCGCCTCTCAGCTTCCTGATTCATCTTCTCGTCTACCATCTGGTCTTTGTCCCGTTGGAACGACGCAGTGGTTCGTGGCGAGCGATGGAGGCCTCGAGCATCTTGCTCGCCTTCGGGCTTTCCTTCGTCGTATCCGGCACGATGCTCGCCATCTTCGGTGGGAAACTCTTCTCGTATTCCTATCTTTTGGTGCCAGTCAAGTTGCTCGGGAGCGTCGTCCCTGCCAATCGTTTGCTGGCCTTCGTGCTCGCGCTCGCTTTCGGTGCTCTGGCCTATCTATTGCTGGTCCGCACGCGCATCGGCACGGCGATCCGCGCTATCGCGGTCGACCCTGATGGTGCTCCCCTCGCGGGGATCGACGTCCGAAGGTGGGCAGGTTTGACCTTCGCCTTCGGTGGCATCATCTGTGCAGCGAGTGGCGTTCTCATCAGCATGTTTCAGACGTTCAATGTACCCATGGGTATCACCTTCACGCTCAAAGCGCTCGTCGTCGTCATCTTGGGCGGGGTCGGCAATGCGCTCGGCGCTCTCGTCGCTGGGCTGATTCTCGGGGTCACGGAGTCGTTCGTCGCTCGGTTCGTCAGCCCCGGACTGACGCTGGCTGCGGTCTATGCGCTGTTCATTCTCGCGGTTCTCACGTTGCGCACGGGAATTCTCGGGAGGGCACTCCGGTGA